Proteins from a genomic interval of Drosophila melanogaster chromosome 2R:
- the Prp19 gene encoding Pre-RNA processing factor 19: protein MALVCALTNEVPETPVVSPHSGAVFEKRVIEKYLLENGCDPISGKELKPEELIEIKTPAVVKPKPPSATSIPATLKTMQDEWDALMIHSFTQRQQLQTTRQELSHALYQHDAACRVIARLNKEVAAAREALATLKPQAGIANAPTAIPQPALASEAGGAAAHPMEQAGMSAEVIQKLQDKATVLTQERKKRGRTVPEDLVTTDQVKNFLTVASHPGLHSASVPGILALDINSADHSKILTGGNDKNATVFNKDTEQMVAILKGHTKKITKVIYHPNEDTVITGSPDMNIRIWHVPTSQTQLLLRCHEGPVTGLSLHPTGDYLLSTSSDKHWAFSDIRTGRLLTKVIDTAEVGLTTAQFHPDGLIFGTGTVDSQVKIWDLKEQSNVANFPGHTGPISAISFSENGYYLATAADDACVKLWDLRKLKNFKTIQLDDGYEVKDLCFDQSGTYLAIAGSDVRVYLCKQWQELKVFNDHTALATGVRFGKHAQYLASTSMDRTLKLYAIE, encoded by the exons ATGGCTTTGGTTTGCGCAC TGACAAACGAAGTCCCCGAGACGCCCGTGGTTTCCCCGCACTCGGGAGCCGTTTTCGAAAAGCGGGTGATTGAGAAGTATCTGTTAGAGAATGGCTGCGATCCCATTAGCGGCAAGGAGCTGAAGCCGGAGGAGCTGATCGAGATCAAGACGCCGGCTGTGGTGAAACCGAAACCGCCAAGTGCCACCAGCATTCCGGCCACTTTGAAAACGATGCAGGACGAGTGGGACGCCCTCATGATTCACTCGTTCACACAACGCCAGCAGCTGCAAACGACGCGCCAGGAGTTGTCCCATGCGCTGTATCAGCACGATGCCGCCTGTCGTGTGATTGCCCGCCTCAATAAGGAGGTGGCCGCCGCTCGCGAAGCTCTGGCCACGTTGAAACCGCAGGCGGGCATTGCCAACGCACCCACGGCAATACCACAACCGGCCCTGGCCTCTGAGGCTGGCGGAGCTGCTGCCCATCCCATGGAGCAGGCGGGCATGAGCGCCGAGGTCATACAGAAACTGCAGGACAAGGCCACGGTGCTGACGCAGGAGCGTAAGAAGCGCGGACGCACTGTGCCCGAGGATCTGGTTACAACGGATCAGGTTAAGAACTTCCTTACTGTGGCATCCCATCCCGGCCTACACTCGGCCTCCGTTCCCGGCATTCTGGCCTTGGACATCAACAGTGCTGATCACAGTAAGATTCTGACCGGAGGCAACGATAAAAACGCCACCGTGTTCAACAAGGACACAGAGCAGATGGTGGCCATCCTGAAGGGACACACCAAGAAGATCACCAAAGTCATATATCATCCTAACGAGGATACAGTCATAACCGGCTCGCCCGACATGAACATACGCATCTGGCACGTGCCCACTTCGCAGACGCAGCTTCTCCTGCGCTGCCACGAAGGACCTGTTACTGGCCTTTCGCTGCACCCCACTGGCGACTACTTGCTGTCCACATCATCCGACAAACACTGGGCATTCTCCGATATCCGCACAGGACGCCTGCTCACCAAGGTAATCGATACCGCCGAAGTCGGGCTGACGACAGCGCAATTCCATCCTGATGGTCTGATCTTCGGTACGGGCACCGTGGACTCGCAGGTTAAGATCTGGGATTTGAAGGAGCAGAGCAATGTGGCCAACTTCCCTGGTCATACCGGTCCCATTTCGGCCATCTCCTTCTCGGAGAACGGTTACTACCTGGCCACCGCTGCAGATGATGCCTGCGTTAAGCTGTGGGATCTGCGAAAGCTGAAGAACTTTAAGACAATCCAGCTTGATGACGGCTACGAGGTCAAGGATCTGTGCTTCGACCAAAGCGGAACCTATCTGGCTATCGCCGGCAGCGATGTCAG
- the rswl gene encoding roswell has product MLKHFARWRLGSQLLKGCAAPVRQASKTSSAENLIAGTEEPQKKFVNPFSQPAPALSNDTISENKEERDKRLKVLQLEADIAHQEGRRVPSLEFFKDHHWEHVLTLPTKSARIKYFGYLWQIEMKKEADQRKKAERAKEAERRVAEMRKEREENTHIIYGLGHTSLFLRIYDTTINHWQNNRLTRAMQFAPKMVLDCSYDEHMNNREATYAAKQLMMCFAENRMNDEPFDLHYCNTQMDSRCMQSLQRYIPTMHNPEFPINLHSKCFTELFPKQNLVYLTPHCREDLVTYNPDDIYIVGAMVDTMNNEPLSLAKAKRLGLRMARLPLDRYLQWGSGSGKSLTLNQMINIMLDLKKTGDWDTALKHVPRRKVVQNEFQPRREKDHWSTGTRARKLNMRIDHLFDFDENRRQATSYATPQNVRQRREGLEFQLDTWATGKQKKKQRQN; this is encoded by the coding sequence atgctgAAGCATTTTGCACGATGGCGTCTGGGCAGCCAGTTGCTAAAGGGATGTGCCGCACCAGTGAGGCAAGCCTCCAAAACCTCCAGCGCAGAGAACCTGATAGCCGGCACAGAGGAACCCCAAAAAAAGTTCGTCAATCCGTTTTCCCAGCCCGCTCCTGCGTTAAGTAATGATACGATATCAGAGAACAAGGAGGAACGGGATAAGCGACTCAAGGTGCTGCAGCTGGAGGCGGACATTGCCCACCAGGAGGGTCGGCGGGTGCCGTCACTGGAATTCTTTAAGGATCATCATTGGGAGCACGTGCTGACGCTACCCACAAAATCAGCTAGGATCAAGTACTTTGGCTATCTCTGGCAAATCGAGATGAAGAAGGAGGCGGATCAACGCAAGAAGGCAGAGCGAGCGAAGGAAGCCGAGCGGCGGGTTGCGGAGATGCGAAAGGAGCGCGAGGAGAATACGCACATTATCTATGGCCTGGGACACACATCGTTGTTTCTGCGTATCTATGATACCACTATTAATCACTGGCAGAACAACCGACTCACACGGGCCATGCAGTTTGCCCCCAAAATGGTTTTGGATTGCTCCTACGATGAGCACATGAACAATCGGGAGGCTACCTATGCAGCAAAGCAATTGATGATGTGCTTTGCGGAGAACCGGATGAATGATGAGCCCTTCGATCTGCACTATTGCAACACCCAGATGGACAGCAGATGCATGCAGAGCCTCCAACGCTACATCCCCACCATGCACAATCCAGAGTTCCCGATAAATTTGCATAGCAAGTGCTTTACGGAACTCTTTCCCAAGCAGAACCTGGTCTACCTAACGCCCCACTGCCGGGAGGATCTGGTCACTTACAACCCAGATGACATCTACATCGTGGGCGCCATGGTAGACACTATGAACAACGAACCCCTTTCGCTGGCCAAAGCCAAACGATTGGGCCTTCGGATGGCGAGACTGCCCCTGGATCGCTACCTACAGTGGGGTTCCGGTTCGGGAAAGTCGCTAACTCTAAACCAGATGATCAACATTATGCTGGACCTCAAGAAAACCGGCGACTGGGATACGGCCTTGAAGCATGTGCCCCGTCGGAAGGTCGTGCAAAACGAATTCCAGCCGCGCAGGGAGAAAGATCATTGGAGCACAGGCACGCGGGCCAGGAAGCTTAATATGCGAATCGATCATCTGTTTGATTTTGACGAGAATCGCCGGCAGGCTACCTCCTATGCAACTCCGCAGAATGTAAGGCAGCGACGGGAGGGCTTGGAGTTCCAACTGGACACTTGGGCAACGGGgaagcaaaagaaaaagcaGAGACAAAATTAA
- the Dnaaf3 gene encoding dynein axonemal assembly factor 3, translated as MLWGISSALDLYEEYLRAFKIKDDPLPEDEHAREEAEEAAGDNTLNTLNILICGGADPRHVIKTLAKRYTHRIRPKLNIYLLDGCAEIEARNMLLLGVALEDPESFNLVSKVHLFMDLYGNAVIRPSSHHYMAAKGRTLLKMVTNEEELQRLAPMLNIEGLKYKERDGFEMAFTFWQPQPWNVFEVTAYWEQRSRALLGTRYDHRNGAFDWDLSMTLKERGGQQICSQEYRYWRETGVAFVFPEYEHCKPNKTLAVGLVRNGRNFIHRGYVGDIQTGPFCGFGLRTVEERMHHSVHGDNDYRATDITERNLMEFFHELLTQTAYEHDTTRSRRYGSVQLLMTPLLNHQEEDAAGQAAYDKPWIHVPGVTVHFVSPMEMEQLKKGAAHWNNMFDIVFMAYNYYSFLSKDFFQAMRAQSLFILETKLMTVERKDRVQEYESKAKELMKDAGLKAAINYQAINGKNMWLKYKKTDKDEQEDEAVTEAMPESTFKYDTDTDYGEPAEEYTGLVIEEIPSSNQTVAAIKKEVEAEGPLQPKTNFP; from the coding sequence ATGCTGTGGGGAATCAGTTCCGCGCTTGATTTATACGAGGAGTACCTAAGGGCCTTCAAGATCAAGGACGACCCGCTGCCGGAGGATGAGCATGCACGCGAGGAAGCAGAAGAAGCGGCCGGAGATAATACTTTGAACACCCTAAACATACTCATCTGCGGTGGAGCTGATCCACGGCATGTTATCAAGACGCTGGCCAAAAGATACACACATCGCATCCGACCCAAACTAAATATCTATTTACTCGATGGTTGCGCCGAAATTGAAGCCAGGAACATGCTGCTCCTGGGCGTAGCCCTGGAGGATCCCGAGTCCTTTAACCTGGTGTCCAAGGTGCACTTGTTCATGGACCTCTACGGAAATGCGGTGATCCGTCCCAGCTCGCACCATTACATGGCAGCCAAGGGACGCACACTGCTCAAAATGGTCACCAATGAGGAGGAACTTCAGCGCCTGGCTCCCATGCTGAATATAGAAGGACTAAAGTACAAGGAACGAGATGGCTTTGAGATGGCTTTCACTTTTTGGCAGCCGCAACCGTGGAATGTCTTTGAGGTGACCGCCTACTGGGAGCAAAGGTCGAGGGCCCTGCTCGGCACCAGGTATGACCATCGCAACGGGGCCTTTGATTGGGACCTGAGCATGACCCTAAAGGAACGTGGAGGGCAGCAGATCTGTTCGCAGGAGTACCGCTATTGGCGCGAGACCGGCGTGGCTTTCGTTTTTCCGGAATATGAGCATTGCAAGCCGAACAAGACACTGGCCGTTGGATTGGTGCGCAATGGACGCAACTTCATCCACCGTGGCTATGTGGGTGATATCCAGACTGGACCGTTTTGTGGCTTCGGGCTGCGCACCGTGGAGGAGCGAATGCATCATTCTGTGCACGGTGATAATGATTATCGTGCTACCGATATAACAGAACGCAATCTCATGGAATTCTTCCATGAATTGCTGACCCAGACAGCCTACGAGCATGATACCACTCGTTCCCGACGGTATGGCTCTGTTCAGCTGCTGATGACGCCCTTGTTGAACCACCAGGAAGAGGACGCTGCTGGGCAAGCGGCTTACGATAAGCCATGGATCCACGTGCCCGGAGTAACAGTGCACTTTGTGTCGCCCATGGAGATGGAGCAGCTGAAAAAGGGTGCAGCTCATTGGAACAATATGTTTGATATCGTCTTTATGGCCTATAACTATTACTCTTTCTTGAGCAAGGACTTCTTCCAGGCGATGCGTGCGCAATCACTTTTTATTCTGGAAACCAAGCTGATGACGGTGGAGCGCAAAGATCGTGTGCAGGAGTACGAATCCAAAGCTAAAGAACTGATGAAGGATGCTGGCCTTAAGGCGGCCATCAACTACCAGGCCATCAACGGCAAGAACATGTGgctaaaatacaaaaagaccGATAAAGATGAACAAGAAGATGAAGCCGTGACAGAAGCCATGCCAGAAAGTACTTTCAAATATGACACAGACACAGATTATGGTGAACCTGCTGAAGAGTATACTGGTCTAGTAATTGAAGAGATTCCCTCATCGAATCAGACTGTGGCAGCCATTAAGAAGGAAGTGGAGGCAGAAGGTCCCCTACAACCAAAAACTAACTTCCCATGA